The stretch of DNA AAGAACTCTTGTTGGCCTATCCGCGGCGGCGCCATGGGTGGTGCTGCGGCCCCCGCCGGGGACGCGGGCGCGCCGGCCGGGTGTGCTGCCTCGCAGGAGCTCTCGGCGCTCGAGCCGAAGCCGGGTCCCTGGCGGACGGCGACGCCTTGCTGGTAGGCAGTGGCCGCGGCCCGGGCGCGCTCGTCGGCGGCCTCGTTGAGCTCATGCCCGGCGTGGCCGCGCACCCACTCGAACGTGTACTTGCGGCCGCGGAGTTCCTGGTCAATTTCCTTGAGCAGTTCGACGTTCAGCACGGGCTTGCCGTCCGACTTGCGCCAGCCCTTCCGCTTCCAGCCGGGCATCCACTTTGTGACCGAGTTGATGACGTACTGGCTGTCACAGAGGATGTGCAGGTCCTCGCCAACGAGGTGGGCGGTGGCCCGGAACAGGTCGAGCACCGCCATCAGCTCACCCTGGTTGTTGGTGCCGTGCGGCCATCCGCCGGCCCGCCAGCAGTCGTCGTTCACATACCAGGCCCATCCGGCCGGGCCGGGATTTCCTAAAGCCGAACCGTCGGCTGCTGCTGTAATCGTCACTGCACTATCCTGCCAGACTGTGCCTGGCAGGATAGTGCCTGCCGGACGGCGGTCGGATAACGCCGACGGCGGCCCCACCCCAAGGTGAGACCGCCGTCGTGAACTATGCGTCGTTGTGAAACTACGCGTCGCCCGCTGACCTGAGGTCAGCGGGCGCGAGCGGGTGGTTAGAAGCCGCCCATGCCGCCCATGCCGCCCATGTCGTCGCCGCCGCCCATGGCCGGAGCGTTCTTCTCCGGCTTGTCGGCCACAACGGCCTCGGTGGTGAGGAACAGGCCGGCAATGGAAGCCGCGTTCTGCAGCGCAGAGCGGGTCACCTTGACCGGGTCGTTGATGCCGGCAGCCAGCAGGTCGACGTATTCGCCGGATGCTGCGTTCAGGCCGTGGCCTGCGGGCAGGCCGCGGACCTTGTCGACCACAACGCCCGGCTCGAGGCCGGCGTTGAAGGCGATCTGCTTCAGCGGGGCGTCGATGGCAACACGGACGATGTTCGCACCGGTTGCTTCGTCGCCGTCGAGCTGCAGGTTGGCGAATGCCTTGGCACCGGCCTGGATCAGGGCAACGCCACCGCCGGCGACGATGCCCTCTTCAACAGCAGCCTTGGCGTTGCGGACTGCGTCCTCAATGCGGTGCTTGCGTTCCTTGAGCTCGACTTCGGTTGCGGCACCGGCCTTGATGACTGCAACGCCACCGGCCAGCTTGGCCAGGCGTTCCTGCAGCTTCTCGCGGTCGTAGTCGGAATCGGAGTTCTCGATCTCGGCACGGATCTGGGAAACGCGGCCAGCGATCTGGTCGGCGTCGCCTGCACCCTCGACGATGGTGGTCTCATCCTTAGTGACAACGACCTTGCGGGCGCGGCCCAGGAGTTCGAGGCCGGCGGTCTCGAGCTTGAGGCCGACTTCCTCGGAGATGACCTGGCCACCGCTGAGGATGGCGATGTCCGCGAGCTGTGCCTTGCGGCGGTCGCCGAAGCCGGGAGCCTTGACGGCTACGGACTTGAACGTGCCACGGATCTTGTTCACGATCAGTGTGGCAAGGGCTTCGCCCTCGATGTCTTCGGCAATGATCAGCAGCGGCTTGTTGGACTGCATGACCTTTTCGAGGACAGCAACCAGTTCCTTGACGCTGGAGATCTTGGAGTTGACGATCAGGATGTACGGGTCCTCAAGGACCGTCTCCTGGCGCTCAGCGTCGGTGACGAAGTAAGCGGAGATGTAGCCCTTGTCGAAGCGCATGCCCTCGGTGAGCTCGAGTTCCAGGCCGAAGGTGTTGGACTCCTCGACCGTGATGACGCCTTCCTTGCCCACCTTGTCGAGGGCTTCGGCAATCAGGGCGCCAATCTCATTGTCACCGGCGGAGATGGACGCGGTGGCGGCAATCTCTTCCTTCGTCTCGATTTCCTTGGCGGAAGCCAGGAGTTCGCGGGTGACGGCTTCGACAGCCTTCTCGATGCCGCGCTTGAGGGACAGCGGGTCAGCTCCGGCAGCGACGTTGCGCAGGCCTTCCTTGACCAGGGCCTGTGCCAGCACGGTGGCGGTGGTGGTTCCGTCGCCGGCGACGTCGTCCGTCTTCTTGGCAACTTCCTTGACCAGCTCGGCGCCGATCTTCTCGTAAGGATCGTCCAGCTCGATCTCCTTGGCGATGGAAACACCATCGTTGGTGATCGTGGGGGCGCCCCACTTCTTTTCGAGGACG from Arthrobacter sp. B3I9 encodes:
- a CDS encoding ribonuclease HI family protein produces the protein MTITAAADGSALGNPGPAGWAWYVNDDCWRAGGWPHGTNNQGELMAVLDLFRATAHLVGEDLHILCDSQYVINSVTKWMPGWKRKGWRKSDGKPVLNVELLKEIDQELRGRKYTFEWVRGHAGHELNEAADERARAAATAYQQGVAVRQGPGFGSSAESSCEAAHPAGAPASPAGAAAPPMAPPRIGQQEFFGDAGGFDEPDLFSVLEEESTPAPGMDASPEAIVEALERELLRPDTRADLGRTGVLLHPDFTEIGASGRIWTRDAMMMELEQSPEGPTDLELLGADRLGDSTVLLTYRSYARSGTTLRSSLWVREGAQWRLRFHQGTPEA
- the groL gene encoding chaperonin GroEL (60 kDa chaperone family; promotes refolding of misfolded polypeptides especially under stressful conditions; forms two stacked rings of heptamers to form a barrel-shaped 14mer; ends can be capped by GroES; misfolded proteins enter the barrel where they are refolded when GroES binds), which gives rise to MAKIIAFDEEARRGLERGLNILADAVKVTLGPRGRNVVLEKKWGAPTITNDGVSIAKEIELDDPYEKIGAELVKEVAKKTDDVAGDGTTTATVLAQALVKEGLRNVAAGADPLSLKRGIEKAVEAVTRELLASAKEIETKEEIAATASISAGDNEIGALIAEALDKVGKEGVITVEESNTFGLELELTEGMRFDKGYISAYFVTDAERQETVLEDPYILIVNSKISSVKELVAVLEKVMQSNKPLLIIAEDIEGEALATLIVNKIRGTFKSVAVKAPGFGDRRKAQLADIAILSGGQVISEEVGLKLETAGLELLGRARKVVVTKDETTIVEGAGDADQIAGRVSQIRAEIENSDSDYDREKLQERLAKLAGGVAVIKAGAATEVELKERKHRIEDAVRNAKAAVEEGIVAGGGVALIQAGAKAFANLQLDGDEATGANIVRVAIDAPLKQIAFNAGLEPGVVVDKVRGLPAGHGLNAASGEYVDLLAAGINDPVKVTRSALQNAASIAGLFLTTEAVVADKPEKNAPAMGGGDDMGGMGGMGGF